A genomic segment from Aspergillus chevalieri M1 DNA, chromosome 7, nearly complete sequence encodes:
- a CDS encoding sterol desaturase family protein (COG:I;~EggNog:ENOG410Q1Y6;~InterPro:IPR006694;~PFAM:PF04116;~TransMembrane:1 (o63-84i);~go_function: GO:0005506 - iron ion binding [Evidence IEA];~go_function: GO:0016491 - oxidoreductase activity [Evidence IEA];~go_process: GO:0008610 - lipid biosynthetic process [Evidence IEA];~go_process: GO:0055114 - oxidation-reduction process [Evidence IEA]), which produces MHIMRLLGQVYGFLDGDKHPRDGIPDVGVGKVIRELISTSTLRMTMAIFVTYRQNETPASLRWGWLALEIGLYSITVDFWFYWYHRLMHSTGSLWKMHRRHHLTKHPNPMLAAYADHEQEFMDIIGIPLLAYFTLKLLGLPMGFYEWWICYQYVAFSEFIGHSGLRIHGGAPSTLNWLLELFDAELVIEDHDLHHRYGWRKSHNYGKQTRLWDRVFGTCHDRIESIKENVDYSNRVTMPLL; this is translated from the coding sequence ATGCATATTATGCGCCTCCTGGGTCAAGTCTACGGTTTCTTGGATGGTGACAAGCATCCACGAGATGGTATTCCTGATGTTGGTGTCGGCAAGGTCATACGGGAGCTGATTTCCACCTCAACGCTTCGCATGACCATGGCCATTTTTGTGACCTACCGACAAAATGAGACACCGGCATCTCTCAGATGGGGCTGGCTAGCTTTGGAGATAGGTCTCTATAGCATCACGGTCGATTTTTGGTTCTATTGGTATCACCGCTTAATGCACTCGACAGGCTCTTTGTGGAAGATGCACCGCAGGCACCACTTGACGAAGCATCCTAACCCAATGCTTGCTGCTTATGCCGACCATGAGCAAGAGTTTATGGATATAATAGGCATCCCGCTTCTTGCATATTTCACCCTGAAGCTCCTGGGATTACCTATGGGATTTTACGAATGGTGGATCTGTTATCAATATGTTGCTTTCTCGGAATTCATCGGACATAGTGGCCTCCGAATTCATGGTGGCGCACCCTCTACTCTAAACTGGTTGCTGGAGCTCTTCGATGCAGAACTGGTGATTGAAGATCATGACCTGCACCACCGCTATGGATGGAGAAAAAGCCACAACTATGGCAAACAAACCCGACTTTGGGACCGAGTTTTTGGCACCTGTCATGACCGGATCGAAAGCATAAAAGAGAACGTCGACTACTCAAACCGTGTTACAATGCCGCTTCTTTAA